The following proteins are co-located in the Phyllostomus discolor isolate MPI-MPIP mPhyDis1 chromosome 1, mPhyDis1.pri.v3, whole genome shotgun sequence genome:
- the LOC114492367 gene encoding glycerol kinase-like, which translates to MAAAEEEVLGLLVGAVDQGTTSTRFLVFNSKTAELVSHHQIEITQEFPREGWVEQNPKEILLSVYECIEKTCEKLELLNIDRANVKAIGVANQRETTVVWDKITGEPLYNAVVWLDLRTQSTVENLNKRIPRNNNFVKSKTGLPVSTYFSAVKVRWLLDNVKKVQKAVEEDRALFGTIDSWLIWNLTGGTKGGVHCTDVTNASRTMLFNIHSLEWDKELCEFFEIPMKILPNVRSSSEIYGLMKVGALEGVPISGCLGDQSAALVGQMCFQDGQAKNTYGTGCFLLCNTGHKCVFSDHGLLTTVAYKLGRDKPVCYALEGSVAIAGALVSWLKNNLGIINRSHEIEELAKEVGTSYGCYFVPAFSGLYAPYWEPSARGIICGLTQFTNKCHIAYAALEAVCFQTREIWDAMNQDCGIPLNHLQVDGRMTDNKILMQLQADILCIPIIKSSMPEATALGAAMAAGAAEGVGIWNLELDSLSAFTMERFEPQINAEESEIRYSTWKKAVMKSMGWVTTESSESGDSSIFGSLHLGFFIVSSMVMLIGARYISGIP; encoded by the coding sequence ATGGCAGCTGCGGAGGAGGAAGTTTTGGGGCTGTTGGTGGGAGCAGTGGACCAGGGTACCACTTCGACGCGCTTTTTGGTTTTCAATTCAAAAACAGCCGAACTAGTTAGCCATCATCAAATAGAAATAACACAAGAGTTTCCAAGAGAAGGATGGGTGGAACAAAACCCTAAGGAAATTCTGTTGTCTGTTTATGAGTGTATAGAGAAAACATGTGAGAAACTTGAACTGCTCAATATTGACAGAGCCAACGTGAAAGCTATTGGTGTCGCCAACCAGAGGGAAACGACTGTAGTCTGGGACAAGATAACTGGAGAACCTCTCTATAATGCTGTAGTGTGGCTTGATCTAAGAACCCAGTCTACCGTTGAGAATCTTAATAAGAGAATTCCAAGAAACAATAACTTTGTCAAGTCCAAGACAGGCCTTCCAGTTAGCACTTACTTTAGTGCTGTGAAAGTTCGTTGGCTTCTGGACAATGTAAAAAAAGTTCAAAAGGCTGTTGAAGAAGATAGAGCTCTTTTTGGCACTATTGATTCATGGCTCATCTGGAATTTGACAGGAGGAACCAAAGGAGGTGTCCACTGTACAGATGTAACAAATGCAAGCAGGACGATGCTTTTCAACATTCATTCTTTGGAATGGGATAAAGAACTCTGTGAATTTTTTGAAATTCCAATGAAAATCCTTCCAAATGTCCGGAGTTCTTCTGAGATCTATGGCCTAATGAAAGTTGGAGCCTTGGAAGGTGTGCCAATATCTGGGTGTTTGGGGGACCAGTCTGCTGCATTGGTGGGACAAATGTGCTTCCAGGATGGACAAGCCAAAAACACCTATGGAACAGGTTGCTTCTTACTATGTAACACAGGCCATAAGTGTGTATTTTCTGACCATGGTCTTCTGACCACAGTGGCTTACAAACTCGGCAGAGACAAACCTGTATGTTATGCTTTGGAAGGTTCTGTAGCTATAGCCGGGGCTCTTGTTAGCTGGCTAAAAAACAATCTTGGAATTATAAACAGATCACATGAAATTGAAGAACTTGCTAAAGAAGTAGGTACTTCTTATGGTTGTTATTTCGTCCCAGCATTTTCAGGGTTATATGCACCTTACTGGGAGCCCAGTGCAAGAGGGATCATCTGTGGGCTCACTCAGTTCACCAACAAATGCCATATTGCTTATGCTGCATTAGAAGCTGTTTGCTTCCAAACTCGAGAGATTTGGGATGCCATGAACCAAGACTGTGGAATTCCACTCAATCATCTGCAGGTGGATGGAAGAATGACCGACAACAAAATTCTTATGCAGCTACAAGCAGACATTCTGTGCATCCCTATAATAAAATCCTCCATGCCAGAAGCAACTGCCCTGGGAGCCGCCATGGCAGCAGGGGCCGCAGAAGGAGTTGGCATTTGGAATCTGGAACTCGACAGTCTGTCAGCCTTCACAATGGAGCGGTTTGAACCCCAAATCAATGCTGAGGAAAGTGAAATTCGTTATTCTACCTGGAAAAAAGCTGTGATGAAATCAATGGGTTGGGTTACAACAGAGTCTTCAGAAAGTGGTGACTCTAGTATCTTCGGTAGTCTACACTTGGGCTTTTTTATAGTGAGTAGCATGGTAATGTTAATTGGAGCAAGGTACATCTCAGGTATCCCATAA